The Stigmatopora argus isolate UIUO_Sarg chromosome 23, RoL_Sarg_1.0, whole genome shotgun sequence genome contains a region encoding:
- the tymp gene encoding thymidine phosphorylase, whose amino-acid sequence MTRRHGSALRNPALSSSNRESIRPDRRRPSNVIGQPRGEVRVHKSPVDISSVFSVRRLHPQAAMSSIPELIKKKRDGGELSDGDIKTFVEAVTRGSIQGCQTGAMLMAIQQRGMDSRETSTLTREMMLSGQVMSWPPEWAGLLVDKHSTGGVGDKVSLVLAPALAACGCKVPMISGRGLAHTGGTLDKLESIPGFAVYQSAERVRAILSQVGCCIVGQTETLVPADRVLYAVRDVTATVDSLPLIAGSIISKKGAESLTALVLDVKFGRAALYKDLDGARELARLLVKAGNDLGVRTAAVLSRMDGVIGRSVGASLEVVESLETLKGAGPPDLMELVVTLGGLLLATAGLAADRREGELRISRAVTSGDALLKFRAMMEAQGVSGETAGELCSPDADYFKILRKARHQMELTVDRDGVLSDVDGLVLGQVLHQLGAGRSQAGQAVNHSVGAQLLLPLGRKVTKGTPWLRVHYEEPAPGPEQIRRLHDALVVGSDVERPRPALVQEVLV is encoded by the exons ATGACACGCAGGCACGGTTCGGCCTTGAGAAATCCTGCGTTGAGTTCCTCGAACCGTGAGTCAATACGGCCTGACAGGCGCCGCCCCTCCAACGTCATTGGACAGCCTCGAGGGGAGGTCAGGGTTCACAAGTCGCCCGTGGacatttcttctgttttttcGGTGAGGCGTCTTCATCCTCAG GCAGCCATGTCGTCCATCCCGGAGCTGATCAAGAAGAAGCGAGATGGCGGCGAGCTGAGCGACGGCGACATCAAGACCTTCGTGGAGGCCGTGACCCGCGGGAGCATCCAAGGCTGCCAAACGG GCGCCATGCTGATGGCCATCCAGCAGCGGGGCATGGACTCGCGCGAGACGTCCACGCTGACCAGAGAGATGATGCTGTCCGGCCAAGTCATGTCGTGGCCCCCCGAGTGGGCGGGGCTGCTGGTGGACAAGCACTCCACGGGCGGCGTGGGCGACAAAGTCAGCCTGGTGTTGGCCCCGGCGCTCGCCGCCTGCGGATGCAAG GTGCCCATGATCAGCGGGCGGGGCTTGGCCCACACCGGAGGCACCCTGGACAAGCTGGAGTCCATCCCCGGCTTCGCCGTCTACCAATCAGCCGAGCGGGTGCGAGCCATCCTGAGCCAGGTGGGCTGTTGCATCGTGGGTCAGACGGAAACGCTGGTCCCCGCCGACCGCGTCCTCTACGCCGTGCGCGACGTCACCGCCACCGTGGACAGCCTGCCGCTCATCGCGG GTTCCATCATCTCCAAGAAAGGCGCCGAGTCGCTGACGGCGCTGGTCCTGGACGTCAAGTTCGGCCGGGCCGCGCTCTACAAAGACTTAGACGGCGCCAGGGAGCTGGCGCGGCTCTTG GTGAAGGCGGGCAACGATTTGGGCGTACGCACGGCGGCGGTGCTGAGCCGCATGGACGGCGTGATCGGTCGCAGCGTGGGCGCCAGCCTGGAGGTGGTGGAATCCCTGGAGACGCTCAAGGGCGCCGGGCCGCCCGACCTGATGGAGCTCGTGGTCACCTTGG GCGGCCTCCTGCTGGCCACGGCGGGCCTGGCGGCCGACCGCCGGGAGGGCGAGCTCCGGATTTCCCGCGCCGTGACAAGCGGAGACGCTCTGCTTAAGTTCCGGGCCATGATGGAGGCTCAGGGCGTCTCCGGGGAGACGGCCGGTGAGCTGTGCTCCCCCGACGCGGACTACTTCAAGATTCTCCGGAAGGCCCGGCATCAAATGGAATTGACCGTCGACCGCGACG GCGTGCTGTCGGACGTGGACGGTTTGGTTTTGGGGCAAGTGCTGCATCAATTGGGGGCGGGCCGCTCGCAGGCCGGCCAGGCCGTCAATCACAGCGTGGGGGCCCAGTTGCTGCTCCCTCTGGGGCGGAAGGTCACCAAAG gcaCCCCGTGGCTGCGGGTGCATTACGAGGAGCCGGCCCCCGGTCCCGAGCAGATCCGGCGATTGCACGACGCCCTCGTGGTGGGCTCGGACGTGGAGCGGCCGAGGCCGGCTTTGGTGCAAGAAGTGCTGGTGTGA
- the lsm8 gene encoding LSM8 homolog, U6 small nuclear RNA associated gives MSTALESYINRTVAIVTSDGRMIVGTLKGFDQTINLILDESHERVFSSGQGVEQVVLGLYIVRGDNVAVIGEIDEETDSTLDLGNIRAEPLNSVVH, from the exons ATGTCCACGGCGCTGGAGAGCTACATTAACC GTACGGTGGCCATCGTGACGTCAGACGGTAGGATGATTGTG GGGACGCTGAAGGGCTTTGACCAGACCATCAACTTGATCCTGGACGAGAGTCACGAGCGCGTCTTCAGCTCGGGTCAGGGCGTGGAGCAAGTGGTTCTGGGACTTTACATCGTGCGGGGGGACAACGT AGCCGTGATCGGCGAAATCGACGAGGAGACGGACTCCACGCTGGACCTGGGAAACATCCGAGCCGAGCCGCTCAATTCCGTTGTCCATTGA